From one Burkholderia latens genomic stretch:
- a CDS encoding DoxX family protein has translation MTRSVDSGVIFFARLALAALFLWGGVMKLLGYGEFIGYLHGVNVPYPQVMGPVVVTIEALGGLLLIVGYKVKPLALLMAVYTVATAMVGHNFWDATDAAVQHDMVIHFWKNIAIAGGFLLLFVTGAGGASIDALRRPSSSYGVLR, from the coding sequence ATGACGCGTTCCGTCGATTCCGGCGTCATTTTTTTCGCACGCCTGGCGCTGGCGGCGTTGTTTCTGTGGGGCGGCGTGATGAAGCTGCTCGGCTACGGCGAGTTCATCGGCTATCTGCACGGGGTGAACGTCCCGTATCCGCAGGTGATGGGGCCGGTCGTCGTCACGATCGAGGCGCTGGGCGGGCTGCTGCTGATCGTCGGCTACAAGGTGAAGCCGCTCGCATTGCTGATGGCGGTCTATACGGTCGCGACCGCAATGGTTGGCCACAATTTCTGGGACGCGACTGACGCAGCGGTCCAGCACGACATGGTGATCCACTTCTGGAAGAACATCGCGATCGCCGGCGGGTTCCTGCTGCTGTTCGTGACCGGTGCCGGCGGCGCGAGCATCGACGCACTGCGCCGGCCGAGTTCGTCGTACGGCGTGCTGCGCTGA
- a CDS encoding AraC family transcriptional regulator has product MTTFLAAPPMTLSETLRYQPDNTDLGAMLAHFRLLEPVFDALPDVAFFVKDANGRYALVNRTLAMRCGYKDKRDLLGKTTDEVFPRRFGRTYFEQDMATINAGQQLMDQLELHLYPGRQPGWCLTCKEPLRDAAGKVVGLAGISRDLKAHEGSHPAYSKLADVVQHIQDHYVQPLNLKHLAQMAGMSVAQLERYFHKVFHLTPRQVLLKTRLEAATALLVTHDKVTDVAALCGYTDHSAFTRQFKATVGVTPTEYRLMLQDRAG; this is encoded by the coding sequence ATGACGACCTTCCTTGCCGCACCGCCCATGACCCTGTCCGAAACGTTGCGCTACCAGCCCGACAACACCGATCTTGGTGCGATGCTTGCGCATTTCCGCCTGCTCGAGCCGGTGTTCGACGCGCTGCCCGACGTCGCGTTTTTCGTGAAGGATGCGAACGGCCGCTACGCGCTCGTCAATCGCACGCTCGCAATGCGCTGCGGCTACAAGGACAAGCGCGACCTGCTCGGCAAGACGACCGACGAAGTGTTTCCGCGCCGCTTCGGCCGGACTTATTTCGAGCAGGACATGGCGACGATCAATGCCGGCCAGCAGTTGATGGATCAGCTTGAGCTGCACCTGTATCCGGGCCGTCAGCCGGGCTGGTGCCTGACCTGCAAGGAGCCGCTGCGCGACGCGGCCGGCAAGGTGGTCGGCCTCGCGGGGATCTCGCGCGACCTGAAGGCGCACGAGGGTTCGCATCCGGCATACAGCAAGCTTGCCGACGTCGTGCAGCACATCCAGGATCACTACGTGCAGCCGCTGAACCTGAAGCACCTCGCGCAGATGGCGGGGATGTCGGTCGCGCAGCTCGAGCGCTACTTCCACAAGGTGTTTCACCTGACGCCGCGCCAGGTGCTGCTGAAGACGCGGCTCGAGGCGGCTACGGCGCTGCTCGTCACGCACGACAAGGTAACGGACGTCGCGGCGCTATGCGGCTATACGGATCACAGCGCGTTCACGCGCCAGTTCAAGGCGACGGTCGGCGTGACGCCGACCGAATACCGGCTGATGCTGCAGGATCGGGCAGGTTGA
- a CDS encoding nuclear transport factor 2 family protein, whose protein sequence is MNTAQTASSAHAELIDRYFDAWNEPDAAARRALIEAVYASDAAYRDPLMAGDGHAGIDTMIAAVQERFPAYRFHRTTDVDGFGQHLRFSWALVSPDGAAIVRGADFGTVDASGRLKSVTGFIDEMPAAAS, encoded by the coding sequence ATGAATACCGCTCAAACCGCCTCGTCCGCCCACGCCGAGCTGATCGACCGCTATTTCGACGCATGGAACGAACCGGATGCCGCCGCGCGGCGCGCGCTGATCGAGGCCGTCTACGCGAGCGACGCCGCTTATCGCGATCCGCTGATGGCCGGCGACGGCCACGCGGGCATCGACACGATGATCGCGGCCGTGCAGGAACGCTTCCCCGCGTATCGCTTTCACCGTACGACCGATGTCGACGGATTCGGCCAGCATCTGCGCTTCTCGTGGGCGCTCGTATCGCCCGACGGCGCGGCGATCGTGCGGGGCGCGGATTTCGGCACCGTCGATGCGTCGGGCCGGCTGAAGTCCGTCACGGGCTTCATCGACGAAATGCCGGCAGCGGCGTCGTGA
- a CDS encoding branched-chain amino acid ABC transporter substrate-binding protein produces the protein MKLKVSHVALAAACALSGAHAIAADVVKIGFAAPLTGPQSNYGTDMQKGVQLAIADFNATHPTIGGKPVTFQLDSQDDQADPRTGTTVAQRLIDDNVSGIIGHFNSGTSIPASDLYDRAGLPQISMATSPQYTARGYKTTYRLLTSDAQAGRIVGTYAVKTLHFKRIAIIDDRTAYGQGIADEFAKAVQAAGGTIVKRDFTNDKALDFSAILTNLKGINPDAIFYGGGDAQSSPMIRKMRQLGMKSAFVTGEMSRSPTFLKVGGEAAEGAIVYMGGLPKEKMPGFAGYASRYKARFNEDVITYSPYSYDGTIALLTAMKQANSTDPKVYTPYLGKVSIKGVSAPSIAYDAKGDLKDAPVTIYKVERGTFKPVDTIAGN, from the coding sequence GTGAAGCTGAAGGTATCGCACGTCGCGCTGGCTGCTGCCTGCGCACTGTCGGGCGCACACGCCATCGCCGCGGACGTCGTCAAGATCGGTTTCGCCGCACCGCTAACGGGGCCGCAGTCGAACTACGGCACGGACATGCAAAAGGGCGTACAGCTCGCGATCGCCGATTTCAACGCGACGCATCCGACGATCGGCGGCAAACCGGTCACGTTCCAGCTCGACTCGCAGGACGACCAGGCCGACCCGCGCACCGGCACGACGGTCGCACAGCGGCTGATCGACGACAACGTCAGCGGGATCATCGGCCACTTCAACTCGGGCACGAGCATCCCCGCGTCCGACCTGTACGATCGCGCAGGGCTGCCGCAGATCTCGATGGCGACGTCGCCGCAGTACACCGCGCGCGGCTACAAGACGACCTACCGGCTGCTGACGAGCGACGCGCAGGCCGGCCGCATCGTCGGCACGTACGCGGTGAAGACGCTGCATTTCAAGCGCATCGCGATCATCGACGACCGCACCGCCTATGGGCAGGGCATCGCCGACGAATTCGCGAAAGCCGTGCAGGCCGCGGGCGGCACGATCGTGAAGCGTGACTTCACGAACGACAAGGCGCTCGACTTCTCGGCGATCCTGACCAACCTGAAGGGCATCAATCCCGACGCGATCTTCTACGGCGGCGGAGACGCACAGTCTTCGCCGATGATCCGCAAGATGCGCCAGCTCGGGATGAAATCGGCGTTCGTGACCGGCGAGATGTCGCGTTCGCCGACGTTCCTGAAGGTCGGCGGCGAAGCGGCCGAAGGCGCGATCGTCTACATGGGCGGGCTGCCGAAGGAAAAGATGCCCGGCTTCGCCGGCTACGCATCCCGCTACAAGGCGCGCTTCAACGAAGACGTGATCACGTATTCGCCTTATTCGTACGACGGCACGATCGCACTGCTCACCGCGATGAAGCAGGCGAACTCGACCGACCCGAAAGTCTATACGCCGTATCTCGGCAAGGTATCGATCAAGGGCGTGTCGGCGCCGAGCATCGCGTACGACGCGAAGGGCGACCTGAAGGATGCGCCGGTGACGATCTACAAGGTCGAGCGCGGCACGTTCAAGCCCGTCGACACGATCGCCGGCAACTGA
- the kdgD gene encoding 5-dehydro-4-deoxyglucarate dehydratase — translation MTSPQELKQIISEGLLSFPLTDFDADGSFRPATYAERLEWLAPYGATALFAAGGTGEFFSLTQREYSDVIRVATETCKGKVPILAGAGGATRVAIEYAQEAERLGASGVLLMPHYLTEASQEGIAEHVEQVCRSLKIGVVVYNRANSKLNADMLERLADRCPNLIGFKDGVGEIESMVTIRRRLGDRFAYLGGLPTAEVYAAAYKALGVPVYSSAVFNFIPKTAMAFYEAIAKDDHATVGRLIDEFFLPYLQIRNRRAGYAVSIVKAGAKLVGHDAGPVRAPLVDLTEAELAELDVLIRKMGPQ, via the coding sequence ATGACCTCACCGCAAGAACTCAAACAGATCATTTCCGAAGGCCTTCTGTCGTTTCCGCTGACGGATTTCGACGCGGACGGCAGCTTCCGCCCGGCCACCTATGCCGAACGCCTCGAATGGCTGGCGCCGTATGGCGCGACCGCACTGTTCGCGGCCGGCGGCACCGGCGAATTCTTCTCGCTGACGCAGCGCGAGTATTCGGACGTGATTCGCGTCGCGACTGAAACCTGCAAGGGCAAGGTGCCGATTCTCGCGGGCGCCGGCGGCGCGACGCGCGTCGCGATCGAATATGCGCAAGAGGCCGAGCGCCTCGGCGCGAGCGGCGTGCTGCTGATGCCGCACTATCTGACCGAAGCGAGCCAGGAAGGCATTGCCGAGCACGTCGAGCAGGTGTGCCGCTCGCTGAAGATCGGCGTCGTGGTGTACAACCGTGCGAATTCGAAGCTGAACGCCGACATGCTCGAGCGCCTGGCCGATCGTTGCCCGAACCTGATCGGCTTCAAGGACGGCGTCGGCGAAATCGAAAGCATGGTCACGATCCGCCGCCGCCTCGGCGATCGCTTTGCCTATCTCGGCGGCCTGCCGACGGCCGAAGTCTACGCAGCCGCGTACAAGGCGCTCGGCGTGCCGGTGTACTCGTCGGCGGTGTTCAATTTCATCCCGAAGACGGCGATGGCATTCTACGAAGCGATCGCGAAGGACGACCACGCGACGGTCGGCCGCCTGATCGACGAGTTCTTCCTGCCGTACCTGCAAATCCGCAACCGGCGCGCCGGTTACGCGGTCAGCATCGTGAAGGCGGGCGCGAAGCTCGTCGGCCACGACGCGGGCCCGGTGCGCGCGCCGCTCGTCGACCTGACCGAAGCCGAGCTCGCCGAACTCGACGTGCTGATCAGGAAGATGGGCCCGCAGTAA
- the aroQ gene encoding type II 3-dehydroquinate dehydratase produces the protein MSKHKVLVLNGPNLNLLGTREPHIYGAETLADVEQRCRSAAEGLGLEIDFRQSNAEHQLIDWLHAARHDTHGIVINPAAYTHTSVALADALSAIAKPVIEVHISNVHRREAFRHHSYIAAIAEAVICGCGTEGYVFALQRLSTLFAQRAAQ, from the coding sequence ATGAGCAAGCACAAGGTGCTGGTGCTGAACGGCCCGAACCTGAATCTGCTGGGCACCCGCGAGCCGCATATCTACGGCGCCGAGACCCTTGCGGACGTCGAGCAGCGTTGCCGTAGCGCCGCCGAAGGCCTCGGTCTGGAGATCGACTTCCGCCAGTCGAACGCCGAGCACCAGCTGATCGACTGGCTGCATGCCGCGCGTCACGACACGCACGGCATCGTGATCAACCCGGCTGCCTATACGCATACGTCGGTCGCGCTGGCCGATGCGCTGTCCGCGATCGCGAAGCCCGTGATCGAGGTGCACATTTCCAACGTGCACCGCCGTGAGGCATTCCGTCACCACTCATATATAGCGGCCATTGCCGAAGCGGTGATCTGCGGGTGCGGTACCGAAGGCTACGTGTTCGCGCTGCAGCGCCTGTCGACCCTTTTTGCCCAGCGAGCCGCGCAATGA
- a CDS encoding MFS transporter yields MQASELSGVPRAAERALTRSDYKTLGLAALGGALEFYDFIIFVFFAPAIGQLFFPHDIPDWLRQLQTFGIFAAGYLARPLGGVIMAHFGDLFGRKRMFTLSVLMMSVPTLLMGLLPTYDTIGILAPVLLLLFRVLQGAAVGGEVPGAWVFVSEHVPSRHIGYACGTLTAGLTAGILLGSLVAAGINSRYSGAEVTAFAWRIPFLLGGVFGLFSVYLRRWLHETPVFAEMKAKKALAAEIPLKAVLRDHGRAVIVSMLLTWMLSAAIVVVILMTPALLQKQFHLTPATTLFANSIATLCLTAGCITAGSLAGWIGAKRVLGIGGLVLAACYYLLFAQVAADASTLPLYYGIAGFAVGTIGAVPFVMVRSFPAVVRFSGISFSYNVAYAIFGGLTPVIVSLMMKSNPLAPVVYVAAICVLGAIAVQFAKDAKDLKDAR; encoded by the coding sequence ATGCAAGCTTCCGAATTGAGCGGCGTGCCTCGCGCCGCCGAACGCGCGCTCACGCGCAGCGATTACAAAACTCTTGGCCTTGCCGCACTCGGCGGCGCGCTCGAGTTCTACGACTTCATCATCTTCGTGTTCTTCGCGCCCGCGATCGGACAGCTGTTCTTCCCGCACGACATCCCCGACTGGCTGCGCCAGCTGCAGACGTTCGGCATCTTCGCGGCCGGCTATCTCGCCCGCCCGCTCGGCGGCGTGATCATGGCGCATTTCGGCGACCTGTTCGGCCGCAAGCGGATGTTCACGCTCAGCGTGCTGATGATGTCGGTGCCGACGCTGCTGATGGGGCTGCTGCCGACCTACGACACGATCGGCATCCTTGCGCCGGTGTTGCTGCTGCTGTTCCGCGTGCTGCAGGGCGCGGCGGTCGGCGGCGAAGTGCCGGGCGCATGGGTGTTCGTGTCCGAACATGTGCCGTCGCGCCACATCGGCTACGCGTGCGGCACGCTGACCGCGGGACTCACGGCCGGCATCCTGCTCGGCTCGCTGGTTGCCGCCGGCATCAACAGCCGTTACTCGGGCGCCGAAGTCACCGCATTCGCGTGGCGCATTCCGTTCCTGCTCGGCGGCGTGTTCGGCCTGTTCTCCGTGTACCTGCGCCGCTGGCTGCATGAAACGCCGGTGTTCGCGGAGATGAAGGCGAAGAAGGCGCTCGCGGCCGAGATTCCGCTGAAGGCCGTGTTGCGCGACCACGGGCGCGCGGTGATCGTATCGATGCTGCTTACGTGGATGCTGTCGGCAGCGATCGTCGTCGTGATCCTGATGACGCCTGCGCTGCTGCAAAAGCAGTTCCACCTGACGCCCGCGACCACGCTGTTCGCGAACAGCATCGCGACGCTGTGCCTCACGGCCGGCTGCATCACCGCCGGCTCGCTCGCGGGCTGGATCGGCGCGAAACGCGTGCTCGGCATCGGCGGCCTCGTGCTCGCCGCATGCTACTACCTGCTGTTCGCGCAGGTGGCGGCCGACGCATCGACGCTGCCGCTGTATTACGGGATCGCCGGCTTCGCGGTCGGCACGATCGGCGCGGTGCCGTTCGTGATGGTGCGCAGCTTTCCGGCCGTCGTGCGCTTCTCGGGCATCTCGTTCTCGTACAACGTCGCTTACGCAATCTTCGGCGGCCTTACGCCGGTGATCGTGTCGCTGATGATGAAGTCGAATCCGCTCGCGCCGGTCGTGTACGTCGCCGCGATCTGCGTGCTCGGCGCGATCGCCGTGCAGTTCGCAAAGGACGCGAAAGACCTGAAGGACGCACGCTGA
- the garD gene encoding galactarate dehydratase, with the protein MTASPLYIRVHPDDNVAIVVNDGGLPEGATFADGLTLREGVPQGHKVALVDLAAGDPIVRYNVVIGYALTELRRGSWVNERTMRMPEPPGLDDLPLATRAAPPLAPLEGYTFEGFRNPDGSVGTRNILAITTTVQCVSGVVEHAVKRIKEELLPRYPNVDDVVGLEHTYGCGVAIDAPDADIPIRTLRNISLNPNFGGEVMTVSLGCEKLQPERLLPPGSIPVAAAGVTDNGGVVCLQDAAHVGFHSMIDSIMKMAEVHLERLNRRRRETCPASDLVVGVQCGGSDAFSGLTANPAVGFAADLLVRAGATIMFSEVTEVRDGVAQLTSRAASEDVAREIIREMDWYDRYLQRGRVDRSANTTPGNKKGGLSNIVEKAMGSIVKSGSAPIAGVVRPGDRARQKGLLYAATPASDFICGTLQLAAGMNLHVFTTGRGTPYGLAQVPVIKVATRSDLARRWHDLMDLDAGRIATGAATIEDVGWELFRLMLDVASGKRRTWAEQWKLANALTLFNPAPVT; encoded by the coding sequence ATGACTGCTTCTCCTCTCTACATTCGCGTGCATCCGGACGACAACGTCGCGATCGTCGTCAACGACGGCGGCCTGCCGGAGGGCGCGACGTTCGCCGACGGCCTGACGTTGCGCGAAGGCGTGCCGCAGGGTCACAAGGTCGCGCTGGTCGACCTCGCGGCCGGCGACCCGATCGTCCGCTACAACGTGGTGATCGGCTACGCGCTCACCGAGCTGCGCCGCGGCAGCTGGGTCAACGAACGCACGATGCGCATGCCCGAGCCGCCGGGCCTCGACGATCTGCCGCTCGCGACGCGTGCCGCGCCGCCGCTGGCGCCGCTCGAAGGCTATACGTTCGAAGGTTTCCGCAATCCCGACGGCTCGGTCGGCACGCGCAACATCCTCGCGATCACGACGACCGTGCAGTGCGTGTCCGGCGTCGTCGAGCATGCGGTGAAGCGGATCAAGGAAGAATTGCTGCCGCGCTACCCGAACGTCGACGACGTGGTCGGGCTCGAGCACACGTATGGCTGCGGCGTTGCGATCGATGCGCCGGACGCCGACATCCCGATCCGCACGCTGCGCAACATCAGCCTGAACCCGAATTTCGGCGGCGAGGTGATGACGGTGAGCCTCGGCTGCGAGAAGCTGCAGCCCGAGCGTCTGCTGCCGCCGGGCTCGATTCCCGTTGCGGCCGCCGGCGTGACGGACAACGGCGGCGTCGTGTGCTTGCAGGATGCTGCGCACGTCGGCTTCCACTCGATGATCGACTCGATCATGAAGATGGCCGAAGTGCATCTCGAGCGGCTGAACCGCCGCCGTCGCGAAACCTGCCCGGCGTCGGATCTCGTCGTCGGCGTGCAGTGCGGCGGCAGCGACGCGTTTTCCGGATTGACCGCGAACCCGGCGGTCGGCTTCGCGGCCGACCTGCTCGTGCGTGCGGGCGCGACGATCATGTTTTCGGAAGTGACCGAAGTGCGGGACGGCGTCGCGCAGCTCACGTCGCGCGCGGCGAGCGAGGACGTCGCCCGCGAGATCATCCGCGAGATGGACTGGTACGACCGCTACCTGCAGCGCGGCCGCGTCGACCGCAGCGCGAACACGACGCCCGGCAACAAGAAGGGCGGCCTGTCGAACATCGTCGAGAAGGCGATGGGCTCGATCGTGAAGTCGGGCAGTGCGCCGATCGCCGGCGTCGTGCGGCCCGGCGACCGGGCGCGACAGAAGGGGCTGCTGTATGCGGCGACGCCCGCGAGCGACTTCATCTGCGGCACGCTGCAGCTCGCGGCGGGGATGAACCTGCACGTGTTCACAACCGGCCGCGGCACGCCTTACGGCCTCGCTCAGGTGCCGGTGATCAAGGTCGCGACGCGCAGCGATCTCGCGCGCCGCTGGCACGATCTGATGGATCTCGACGCGGGGCGGATCGCGACCGGCGCGGCGACGATCGAGGACGTGGGCTGGGAACTGTTCCGCCTGATGCTCGACGTCGCGAGCGGCAAGCGCCGCACGTGGGCCGAGCAATGGAAGCTCGCGAATGCGCTGACGCTGTTCAATCCGGCGCCGGTGACCTGA
- a CDS encoding RbsD/FucU family protein, with translation MLKNLDPLLHADILHALRAMGHGDEVVICDANFPAESVAEHTVVGRALRIDGADSARVARAVLSVLPLDTFVETPVWRMEVVGDPAAVPPVQREVQAEIDRAEGRAVPLAGIDRFAFYERAQQAYAVIVTGELRGYGCFVFKKGVLLADAG, from the coding sequence ATGTTGAAGAACCTCGATCCGCTGCTGCACGCCGACATCCTGCACGCGCTGCGTGCGATGGGCCACGGAGATGAAGTGGTGATCTGCGATGCGAATTTTCCGGCGGAATCCGTCGCCGAGCATACGGTCGTCGGCCGCGCACTACGCATCGACGGCGCCGACTCGGCGCGAGTCGCGCGCGCGGTGCTGTCCGTGCTGCCCCTCGATACGTTCGTCGAAACGCCTGTGTGGCGGATGGAAGTGGTCGGCGATCCGGCCGCCGTGCCGCCGGTGCAACGCGAAGTGCAGGCGGAGATCGACCGCGCGGAAGGGCGCGCGGTGCCGCTCGCGGGCATCGATCGCTTTGCGTTTTATGAGCGGGCGCAGCAAGCGTATGCGGTGATCGTCACCGGCGAGCTGCGCGGCTACGGGTGCTTCGTCTTCAAGAAAGGCGTGCTGCTGGCCGATGCGGGCTAG
- a CDS encoding bifunctional sugar phosphate isomerase/epimerase/4-hydroxyphenylpyruvate dioxygenase family protein, whose product MQRSIATVSLSGTLAEKLAAIKAAGFDGVEIFENDLVYFDGSPADVRRMAADLGLDIVLFQPFRDFEGVSAAQLARNLDRIRRKFDVMHALGTDRILVCSSVSPDAIADDALLIDQLGTLAEAARQAGVVAAYEALAWGSVVKRYGHAWQLVNAVNSPHLGLALDSFHTLSLDDSPDAIADIPGDRIAFVQIADAPKLAMDVLEWSRHYRSFPGQGDFDLARFTARVIESGYTGPLSLEIFNDGFRAAPTAITAADGHRSLLYLEELTRARLAQDGRTPSAGQPLFAPPAPPAHVGFQFIEFAVDAQAAATVGEWLGRMRFRLAGRHRSKDVTLFQHGAASIVLNAERDSFADAFFQQHGLSLCASAFRVDDANVAFERAAGFGYAPFSGRVGPNERVLPSVKAPDGSLEYFVDEAPNAPTLYESDFVLTDIDGPTEVGPLTGIDHVCLALPADALDTWILFFKTAFGFEAERSWLVPDPYGLMRSRAVRSADGSVRIALNASVDRHTAVAESLDRYHGTGLNHVAFRTDDIVKTVAALAADGVPFLRIPPNYYDDLAARYALPDEMIDTLSAHHLLYDRDESGGEFLHAYTELVDGRFSLEIVERRGGYDGYGAANAAVRLAAQAQRKK is encoded by the coding sequence ATGCAGCGCTCGATCGCCACGGTGTCACTGTCCGGCACGCTCGCCGAGAAGCTCGCAGCCATCAAGGCCGCCGGTTTCGACGGTGTCGAAATCTTCGAGAACGACCTCGTGTACTTCGACGGCTCGCCCGCCGACGTGCGGCGCATGGCCGCCGATCTCGGCCTGGACATCGTGCTGTTCCAGCCCTTTCGCGACTTCGAGGGCGTGAGCGCGGCGCAGCTCGCGCGCAATCTCGACCGCATCCGTCGCAAGTTCGACGTGATGCACGCGCTCGGCACCGATCGCATCCTGGTATGCAGCAGCGTGTCGCCCGACGCGATCGCGGACGACGCGCTGCTGATCGACCAGCTCGGCACGCTCGCCGAAGCGGCGCGGCAGGCCGGCGTGGTCGCCGCGTACGAGGCGCTCGCGTGGGGCAGCGTCGTGAAACGGTACGGTCACGCGTGGCAGCTCGTGAATGCGGTCAACAGCCCGCACCTCGGCCTCGCGCTCGACAGCTTCCATACGCTGTCGCTCGACGACTCGCCTGACGCGATCGCCGACATTCCGGGCGACCGGATCGCATTCGTTCAGATTGCCGATGCGCCGAAGCTCGCGATGGACGTGCTCGAATGGAGCCGCCACTACCGCTCGTTCCCCGGCCAGGGCGACTTCGACTTGGCGCGCTTCACGGCCCGCGTGATCGAGTCCGGTTATACGGGGCCGCTGTCGCTGGAGATCTTCAACGACGGCTTCCGCGCCGCGCCGACCGCGATCACGGCCGCCGACGGCCACCGCTCGCTGCTCTATCTGGAAGAACTGACGCGCGCGCGACTCGCGCAGGACGGCCGCACGCCGTCCGCCGGGCAACCGCTGTTCGCACCGCCGGCGCCGCCCGCGCACGTGGGGTTCCAGTTCATCGAATTCGCGGTCGACGCGCAGGCAGCGGCCACCGTCGGCGAATGGCTCGGCCGTATGCGGTTCCGGCTCGCGGGTCGCCACCGGTCGAAGGACGTGACGCTGTTCCAGCACGGCGCGGCGTCGATCGTGCTGAACGCCGAGCGCGATTCGTTCGCCGATGCGTTCTTCCAGCAGCACGGGTTGTCGCTGTGCGCGTCGGCGTTCCGCGTCGACGACGCGAATGTCGCGTTCGAACGCGCGGCGGGCTTCGGCTATGCGCCGTTTTCCGGGCGCGTCGGCCCGAACGAGCGCGTGCTGCCGAGCGTGAAGGCGCCGGACGGCAGCCTCGAATACTTCGTCGACGAAGCGCCGAACGCGCCGACGCTGTACGAATCGGATTTCGTGCTCACCGACATCGACGGCCCGACCGAGGTCGGCCCGCTGACGGGTATCGATCATGTCTGCCTCGCGCTGCCGGCCGACGCGCTCGATACCTGGATCCTGTTCTTCAAGACCGCTTTCGGCTTCGAGGCAGAGCGCAGCTGGCTCGTACCGGATCCGTACGGCCTGATGCGCAGCCGCGCGGTGCGCAGCGCCGACGGCTCGGTGCGAATTGCACTGAATGCATCGGTCGACCGTCATACGGCCGTTGCCGAATCGCTCGACCGCTATCACGGCACGGGGCTGAATCACGTCGCGTTCCGCACCGACGACATCGTGAAGACGGTCGCCGCGCTCGCGGCCGACGGCGTGCCGTTCCTGCGGATTCCGCCGAACTACTACGACGATCTGGCCGCACGCTACGCACTGCCCGACGAGATGATCGACACGCTGAGCGCGCACCATCTGCTGTACGACCGCGACGAAAGCGGCGGCGAATTCCTGCACGCATACACGGAACTGGTCGACGGCCGGTTCTCGCTGGAAATCGTCGAGCGGCGCGGCGGTTACGACGGCTACGGCGCGGCGAACGCGGCCGTGCGCCTCGCCGCGCAGGCGCAGCGCAAGAAATAA